In one window of Maribacter sp. BPC-D8 DNA:
- the ppk1 gene encoding polyphosphate kinase 1 produces the protein MKKDNLKHRDINWLYFNERVLLEAKSTDTPLLERLKFLAIFSSNLDEYFKVRVSQLRQIKHLDKKFRKKLMFKANSTLQHILKTINEQQVEFGNVIKATLSELEEHNIYVRNTSNFTNEQIQFLESLFDKSIKEFCSVHKENLELTDGALYLAVTHSGHKYSIVEIPIENQDRFIALPGDGHQFCYLDDAIRLNIQKLLPNKDIDACYSIKLSRDAELYLEDDYSDLELVEKIYNSLDKRLSGQATRLLYDETMPSWLIDALKTDFNLGSVDLSPGGTYHNLSDFFSFPLPKGTEHLQYQEKPALPHPELSYTKNIFESIAKKDQLVHFPYQDFKVVEDFLTTAATDPNVIAIKMTIYRIAKSSSLADAILTALDNNKKVTLFVEAQARFDEANNIKWGRIFEEKGAKVIFSIPQVKVHSKIAMVYRNEENKIKRYAYIGTGNFNAKTSKIYCDHGLFTADKKITKDLGQVFQVLERKIIVPKLKRLLVSPFTTRITFLNLIQNEINAAREGKKAAITAKMNSLEDSDMIRALYRAVNAGVNVRLIIRGFCCYLTANDDLNSGMKDNIYITSIVDRYLEHGRIYLFENGGDELMYIGSADWMTRNLDRRIEVLTPILDPDIFDELKHILTLQLNDNQKARVLDIENSNKKVAQAPGQEDIRSQYAIYDYLKNKLDENR, from the coding sequence ATGAAAAAAGACAACCTGAAGCATAGAGATATTAATTGGCTCTATTTCAATGAACGCGTTTTGCTTGAAGCTAAAAGTACCGACACGCCATTGTTAGAACGATTGAAATTCTTAGCCATTTTTTCTTCTAATTTAGATGAGTACTTTAAAGTGCGTGTTTCTCAACTTCGACAAATCAAGCATCTAGATAAAAAGTTTCGAAAGAAACTAATGTTTAAAGCTAATAGTACGTTACAACACATTTTAAAAACCATCAATGAGCAGCAAGTCGAATTTGGAAATGTAATTAAAGCGACACTTTCAGAACTTGAAGAACATAACATATATGTTCGCAACACATCTAACTTTACAAACGAGCAAATACAATTCTTAGAATCGTTATTCGATAAGAGCATTAAAGAATTTTGTTCGGTACATAAAGAAAACTTAGAATTAACCGATGGGGCACTATATTTAGCAGTTACACACTCAGGTCACAAATACAGCATTGTTGAAATACCAATAGAAAATCAAGATCGCTTTATAGCTTTGCCGGGCGACGGACATCAATTTTGCTATTTAGATGATGCTATTAGGTTGAACATTCAAAAGTTATTACCCAACAAAGACATTGACGCCTGCTACTCTATCAAACTTTCTAGGGATGCCGAATTGTATTTAGAAGACGACTATTCGGATCTAGAATTAGTAGAGAAGATTTATAATTCATTAGATAAGCGTTTATCAGGACAAGCGACAAGGCTTCTATACGATGAAACTATGCCAAGCTGGCTAATAGATGCTTTAAAAACGGACTTCAATTTAGGTTCGGTTGATTTATCGCCCGGTGGAACCTATCATAATTTATCTGACTTCTTTTCTTTTCCGCTTCCGAAAGGCACAGAACATTTACAATACCAAGAAAAACCGGCTTTACCACATCCAGAGTTAAGCTATACTAAGAATATCTTTGAAAGCATTGCTAAAAAAGACCAATTGGTACATTTTCCGTATCAAGACTTTAAAGTAGTTGAAGATTTTTTGACCACAGCAGCTACAGACCCAAATGTCATTGCTATAAAAATGACTATTTACCGCATTGCAAAGTCTTCTTCTCTTGCAGATGCCATTTTAACGGCATTAGATAATAACAAGAAAGTCACCCTATTCGTTGAAGCCCAAGCTCGGTTCGATGAGGCCAATAACATTAAATGGGGACGTATATTCGAAGAGAAAGGAGCCAAAGTAATTTTTAGTATTCCGCAAGTAAAGGTGCATTCTAAAATAGCAATGGTCTATCGTAACGAAGAAAATAAAATAAAGCGTTATGCCTACATCGGTACTGGTAATTTCAATGCCAAAACCTCTAAAATCTATTGTGATCACGGACTCTTTACTGCCGACAAGAAGATTACGAAAGATTTAGGTCAGGTGTTTCAAGTTTTGGAACGAAAAATCATAGTACCAAAGTTGAAACGCTTATTGGTATCGCCTTTTACGACTAGAATTACCTTTTTAAATCTTATTCAGAACGAGATTAATGCTGCTCGCGAAGGTAAAAAAGCTGCCATTACCGCTAAAATGAACAGTCTTGAAGACTCTGATATGATTAGAGCTTTATACAGGGCTGTTAATGCTGGTGTTAATGTTCGCCTTATAATTAGAGGGTTTTGTTGTTACCTAACAGCTAACGACGACCTTAATTCGGGAATGAAAGACAATATTTATATAACTAGTATTGTGGATCGCTATCTAGAACATGGTAGAATTTACCTTTTTGAAAATGGCGGAGACGAGCTTATGTATATAGGTTCTGCAGATTGGATGACCCGAAACTTAGACAGACGAATAGAAGTGTTAACCCCAATTCTAGACCCGGACATTTTTGATGAGTTAAAACATATTCTTACCCTGCAGCTAAATGACAACCAAAAAGCACGTGTATTAGATATAGAAAATTCTAATAAAAAGGTTGCTCAGGCTCCTGGTCAAGAAGACATACGCTCTCAATATGCCATTTACGATTACCTTAAAAATAAATTAGATGAAAACCGTTAA